Proteins encoded by one window of Melospiza georgiana isolate bMelGeo1 chromosome 18, bMelGeo1.pri, whole genome shotgun sequence:
- the TRAFD1 gene encoding TRAF-type zinc finger domain-containing protein 1 — MAIAAVPAAESRLCGNCKKDIPAVNFIIHEIHCRRNIEMCPFCSDSIPKSEMKNHIESEHVQVTCKCRMKMESSLLKDHEASSCPLRPVLCQFCDIQLAFNKLQEHELYCGARTEPCGRCGRHVLLRELPEHPRLCGARGTPERAARGSRGCGTPDTPDTPDTPDTPDTDGATAPRSEGGATGKRRGAGDELERPELLHPQLAEDWNADLDYVLALSLQSENNAQHNTAADMARDFWECDYTKEPGQSALLGATDLSSIFSCDSPGSFSTSNHSKIDKDMTMLPCEFCEELCPAEDLILHQTGCNPASAFASFSKRSSSPSPWEYRGDSNSHRTVPSAQPQAVQAEGDIMIPCEFCGIQLEEEILFHHQHHCDLRPASPTGDTAAQEVPAQPHGDRRDSPEPARRRVRHQGDVSPWHAEGSGQLGLCPAAGTRLRTEVAKAGKVALSPPGRAGDAAAARGRPGKGSGTEGTQKDRGDSAAGTAPRARAAQPFQAGTFTASSSRASPAQPSSGATGAAGRSLGLWDGRSGLRRRSSKAKGQSPAAGHPEE, encoded by the exons ATGGCCATCGCCGCCGTGCCCGCGGCCGAGTCCCGGCTCTGCGGCAACTG CAAAAAGGACATTCCTGCAGTCAATTTCATCATCCACGAAATCCACTGTAGAAGAAACATTGAAATGTGCCCCTTCTGCAGCGACTCCATCCCGAAGTCTGAGATGAAGAACCACATTGAGTCTGAGCATGTGCAG GTCACCTGCAAGTGCAGGATGAAGATGGAGAGCAGCCTCCTGAAGGATCATGAG GCGTCCTCGTGTCCCCTGCGGCCCGTGCTGTGCCAGTTCTGTGACATCCAGCTGGCCTTCAACAAGCTCCAGGAGCACGAGCTCTACTGCGGGGCCAGGACCGAGCCCTGCGGCCGCTGCGGCCGCCACGTCCTGCTCAGGGAGCTGCCGGAGCACCCGCGGCTCTGCGGGGCTCGGGGCACGCCGGAGAGGGCGGCGCGGGGCTCCCGGGGCTGCGGGACACCGGACACACCGGACACACCGGACACACCGGACACACCGGACACGGACGGCGCCACCGCGCCCCGGAGTGAGGGTGGAGCCACGGGGAAGCGGCGGGGAGCAG GGGATGAGCTGGAGAGACCTGAactcctccatccccagcttgcTGAAGACTGGAATGCTGACCTGGACTATGTGCTGGCCCTCAGCCTGCAGAGTGAGAATAATGCTCAGCATAACACTGCAGCTGACATGGCCAGGGATTTCTGGGAGTGTGACTACACCAAAGAGCCTGGACAATCTGCCCTCCTTGGGGCAACAGACCTGTCCAGCATCTTCTCCTGTGACTCTCCAGGCTCCTTTAGCACATCAAACCACAGCAAAATAG ACAAGGACATGACCATGTTGCCCTGTGagttctgtgaggagctgtgtcctgctgaAGATCTGATCCTTCACCAG ACAGGGTGTAACCCAGCAAGTGCCTTTGCCTCGTTCAGCAAGAGAAGTTCTTCTCCAAGTCCATGGGAATACAGGGGGGACTCCAACAGCCACAGGACTGTCCCTTCAGCCCAGCCCCaagctgtgcaggcagaagGAGACATCATGATTCCATGTGAATTCTGTGGCATCCAGCTGGAAGAGGAGATTCTCTTTCATCACCAG CACCACTGTGACCTgcgccctgccagccccacggGTGACACTGCAGCCCAggaggtgccagcccagccccacggGGACAGACGGGACTCACCAGAGCCGGCTCGGCGACGCGTCCGGCACCAAG GAGATGTTTCTCCTTGGCACGcagagggctctgggcagctggggctgtgccctgctgcaggcaccaggCTGAGGACGGAGGTGGCCAAGGCTGGGAaggtggcactgtcccctcctgggAGAGCCGGTGACGCTGCGGCCGCGCGGGGCAGGCCCGGCAAGGGCagtggcactgaggggacacagaaGGACAGAGGTgactctgcagctgggacagcaccCCGGGCAAGAGCTGCTCAGCCCTTCCAGGCAGGAACCttcactgccagctcctccagagcctctccagcccagccaag ctctggtgccacaggagcagcaggaaggagcctggggctgtgggacGGGCGCAGCGGCCTCCGGCGCAGGAGCTCcaag GCAAAAggccagagcccagcagccGGGCACCCGGAGGAGTGA